The following DNA comes from Anopheles coustani chromosome 2, idAnoCousDA_361_x.2, whole genome shotgun sequence.
attttatagcAATCTTTAAACgatattgaacaaaaaatattaagcTGTGACTATTGTACAAAGAATGAGTTAGTCTCAGCCTTACCtcacaaggcctctctccggaGAGAGTTTgggtgaccgaaagacggtatattatagatcggtggtcagccgttcgtaataccggggggtgccagactcgagattcgatcccacacctgtggtgtggtgtttcctcgcgctaccgctgcgccatgggcacatCTACATTCTAGGGTTTACCTTTTTCTCGAACTAACAGAATGTAACGAAATTGgaagtttaaatttttactaATTCCAAATAAATATTCTCCATTTAAAGGAATCTGAAGGCAACAAACAAAGAATATAAGATAAGGTTTTTTGTTAACGTTATAAAATCATAATGATAAAACTCATTCAAACGTTTGGAAAAGTGTAATTAAAACCACGAAATGAAGAATTTAGATTACACTCAACCTTTGCAAAAAGACAGAAGAATCTCTCTTTAAACGAAGTGAACTGTGAAGAAAGGCATTTCACAATCGGAACCTTTCATTGGATATGGCTGATGTAAATGGAAACACACTATCGGTACGTGCCCCAGCCGGGCATCGAAGTGTTTTACACTCGTGAAACTTTCATTAATCCCGGGTTTAATCTTCATCCCCCCCTATTGCAAACGCTAACGCGGTGGCTACAGATTCGCGCTTCTGGTTGCACAATAACACACCACGTAATCCGCAATATGGAATGTGTCTGCGGCTGGATTTAATGGCCGATCGCAACCAACCAAAATCCAGCCCCGCTTTTCCGGCCGGGAAAGCCCTTTCGCAACGGATAAAAACCCGGCAAACGGCAGACACGTCCACGGTGCTGTGTGTTGAAGCCGTTTCCATTACAATTTGTGACTTTCGAGTGATTATGTTTGTCCGTgcgatgttttcttttgctcccATTGTTGTTATGTTTTCCCCTTCGGGAAAAAAGTGTATCAGTCAAAGGGCATCAAAGGGGTCAAAGGCGGCGCGGGTTGGTTTGAAGCGTGCACCGAAAGGGATATATACAGAACAAAGCGACGAAAGGAACACTGCGCGGCGAAGGACTGACTTTTTCGCTGCCTATTTGCTCTCATTTGTGGTTCGCTCGAGCCGTGGGACTGTTCCGGCATTTCGTGTTCCACAACGCAGAGCAAAAGACGCTGCTCACCAACAATGGCCGCCGGGGCACCGTATGCACATCGCCCGTAACATAGTGCTTCCTCGTGCTTTACATGGTCCATTGGGGATTCGAGAGTTGTGTCATTTTTCTGACTccaccttttctttttttgttttcgtcctCTCTACTGTTGTGGTATCATTtatggatggaaaaatcagTATTCGGGTAGCCTTCACTCCTGCAACTCCGGCTGACGTAGCTTTGTTATCGTTTTGTATGCTCCATCTGAAGCTGGAATCGTGAAAAAATCTTCCTCCTCGAGAGACCGACAACGTCGACAATCATACGTAAACCACAGCTATgcataaacagaaaaaaaactcttacACACACAACCCATTTGGTAGCAAGATGGTCGATGCAGAGGCACTCCTCGAACCGCAAACCGTTAGAGTGTTGGAGTGGAATGACAAAGCTGACATTCCGAAAGTCTCTTTTTGCAAGTCCTTCCATTTACCTTTGGCTGCGgcgtttttccacccgagcGATGAGTTTTTCCGCCCTTTGTACCTGTAATTCAGCCGAATGATTTCAACTTTTTacatcgtaaaataaaaccagaaCCCTTCACTCCCATAAAACGTCACACTGGTGGAGTTGGGggggaacaaaacaaatcccgCAAATCGTGCCCAGGACCGAAGGTACTGACGCATTTTCCATCCTCCTTCGTTCCCGGACGAATCTCGGCAGAACTGCGAGGTGCAGCTGGCGGCCGAAATCGAGGTGCTGAAGGGCGCCCTGGCGGACAAACACTCGCAGCTGCTGGCGATGGAGAGCGCCTGCCTGCAGGAGAGCGACCGGCAGGTCGAGCTCGAGGACAGCATCATCGCGTGGCAGGACAAGTACGAGCGGCTGTACGAGTCGCACAAGCGCGTCCAGAAGCTGAACCAGAACCTCGAGGACAAGCTGCTGAAGCTGGTTGACCGGAATTCGGGTGAGCGGGCGCAGCTGACCAGCGACGTGGCCACGCTCAGCGTCCGGTTGGCCCAGGCGAACTACAACATCCAGAGCCTGAAGCGGGAAATCGTAAGTATACGACAATcacttatttttttatctttcagtATCAAAACTTAAACGATGGGAGCAATGTTTTTGTATGCCTTCGATATATGTATGCCTTCGAtatagatttattttaattcgattttctcgatggaggcgcccagtttCTGATAAAAGTCCGCCCAAGTCCGCCATGAGTGTTTTATTCCGATGGATGGTTCAATGTTGACCACGAAAAAACACCACAAAAGCATTTGTTCcaaattttaaactattttttccgTGTCGAGGTCATCGATTTTATCCCTGCCGTTCCTCAACCCGTGCCCCCTGTCCGGCCCGCTGCGGACATGATTCGATTACCAATGTTGTCCACGTCCGTGGCACGGCTTTTGCCTCGAGGCTCATCGTTCGAGAGCCGGACAGGCTGGTTGGCTCGTAGTAGTGAGCCTCTGGCGACGTTCGGACCGACTTTCGCATCCCGCCTCACAATCGAGCCAATTATCGCTGAACTTAGACAACGGCTCCGGCTCGGAACGATCGCTCGATGACTCATTGCGGGGAGCACGGGGATGAACGAAAGACCATGGCAAACATACCGCCATGCGAAACATGGCAAACATACCGAGTGGTTGACCCGATTTTCAATTGTGTGCTGAAGTGACATTCATCGGATAACATAATCGAGCACATTGCGAGCGGGTTGGGAAAATCGAATGCACATTAAGTTTTCCCGGTGATGTCATTGCGCTTCGTTTTCGAATGCTGGACCGACGAACTATATTGTATTATCTTTcatctgtgtgtgtgaataTTGATTGAGACCAcaacgaataaaacaaacttatGCTAGCCACACTTTTAACTCatcgtttttattcaaaatcaaaccacagggaaatcgaatgaaacacatttttaaaatgctGTTTAGAACGTTCTATTcggaaaatctatttttattgACCATCAACCCCTGGCGCAGTTCAACCTGTTGCTCGGATAAGTGTTTCGCTCCATATTTCCCGCTCGATTGCGTCTTTAAAACAGCGTTCGTAATGAATCATATTTTCAGCCTTTTTGAAAAAGGGTCATCCAATGTATTTGTGTGGCTGTGTGGATAAGCACCCTTTCAAGGATACTTCCAATATAAACTGGATACCGTTGAATAGATCCTCCCCGCATCATCCAGGAGGTATCGTCCATTTTCCCTCGTTCGCTCCGATTTGTTCGATCATCGCCCTTTCCACAGATTCCCCCTGAGAACCCAATTGGATTGggcccggttttcccggttcgTCGAGCCGTCGTGGATGAATGATGGCCTGTGGTGGCGGTTACCGGGCGGTTGGGGGACTGTGTGGAAACTGTACCAAAATAGAACCGCTCGCAGGGTTGCGGTTAGCCATCCGTAGATCATTGCTTGGCAcaacaacgacaaaaaagagGAGGGGACGCTTATCTTCGGGGTTTTCCAAAGCCCGGTTTTCGAGCTTGGGCTGAGTGACAGCACACTAAATTGATTTATAGGAAGTATTCGGCTTGGAGACGTGAAAACGGTGACACCTAACTGCGGGAGGAAGTTTGGAAAGTAGGATGATCGAACGAAGGTTTAAAGCAGCAATTAAATTATAGACGTTAATACGTTAGAAAGGATGGTTTTTCCTATCCAATAAACGTGGTTAACTTTTTGGGGTACTTGATCCTAAAAGAGTATTAACggaaagtttgttgttttgaatgttttaacgGAATGGAACATCTAAAACAATTAATGTTAagatctactacatattttagctttttttatgtatggagttctatgtacactaaaaattcgaccaatactgaaccgtcgcttctgaaacttttcacacattaagtttaagtactgcagatgttgttgaaggtttgtttctTATCTCAGTGGAAGAACGcaacgaacaattttcatgAACTGTTGTTCAAACCCTAtcgaaaacacccttggggttccacaaggaagtgttcttggtccagtgttgtttattatgtatataaacgacatgaaaaaggttttacagTCATGTGAAATCAATCTTTTTGCGGACGATACAGTCTTGTTTGTCTCGCGGAAAGATTTAAAACAGACCAAGGAGCTTTTGAATGTCGATTTAGATGCCTTAgatcagggatgtcaaacatacggcccgcgggccacatctggcccgcaagaacatcgGATCCGGCCCGCGGCCCCTTTGAAgcaatacatcgaaagtttggatctttGAGTATTAGCTTTGGTTTGAAtagcaaaatgtttttttgttgaatcgaatgaattgcaagagaactgaatGAACTTCAATTTAAACCatttctataagaaagtgACATACAACTTTGATCCACATTACGCCGATATATCGCAGTTGACAAGAGCAAAGATTTCGCACAGACTTTCGAGACAAGcgaataaatagtgtttatacaaaacaaacatcatgaactacaagagcattctgaataaaataacagatatggagcaataagttagctgtaGTAATAACgctcatttacttttttttaatctttaccaaaatgcacaatggtgttaaagaaaatttatcttttactgaaagttgtaaattttataagaagtaatataatatttacaaaaatttgaaGGTGTTAAATTTTGACTTTTggattgaaaaaaattgaCTGTTTGGAACAAACCACACTGATAGATGACTTTTggattgaaaaaaattgaCTGTTTGGAACAAACCacactgataagaacatattttcatcaatccaagTTTGGCCCGCAAACCTATTTTGGGGCGAAATGTGGCCCACGaggtcaaacgagtttgacaccACTGCCTTAGATGGTTggttaaaatacaagaaattggCCTTAAACATCAAGAAGACCAAATTCATGGTATTGTCTTCGAGACAAATTACTGACCAATCAGCTATTGTCATCAATCAGGAACCAATCGACAGAGTCTCCCAGATAAAATATCTGGGAGTTATATTAGAcgaaaaactgtcttttggGCCTCATATTGACAATGTCACctcaaaagtggcaaaaaagtgtggtgtgattagtagattgggcaacaatctgaattttttcggaaaagttcagctctacaaatcgttaatagcaccgcactttgatttctgtgcatcaattttatttctcggcAATCAAACACAGTTACAGAGACTGCAGAGGTTGCAAAACAGAGTCatgcgaatgattttgtgttgcGGCTGGTATACTCCTTCGGTTGTTATGCTCGACGTCTTACAGTGGATGTCGGtcaagcagcggatagtgttccaaactgcagtctttgtgtacaaaattttgaaaggcctggtaccaacgtatttgggggaaaggatagtgGTTGGGTCTGACGTGCATCGGTATAACACTCGTAGTGCCGGTGAGCCGAGACTTCCCAGCTATCTGTCCGGAAAGgcccgaaattcgttgttttttaaaggagtacaatggtacaacaggatgccgagagagattaaacaagcgcgaaatctaagggagttcaaacgcctttgcgccgtatacgtgaagcaggtggtctgacgctgtgcttgtaatgtatttagtaaatgttgtagtttttgagccccgtagtattgcatttgtcaacacggtctttgactatggtgatgatgagtaaaaaaatgaacagggactttttatttttattatttaatttaacttaatagaatgaatgagtctacatagttttgagacacgcgcgcgtaaatgaggacaattggtggacatggctgtacgaaaagaactagtagtatctacacatctcgctgtagttgggtccctttctgttcttgatagtggcaccacattatcaaccaatggtaattggcggtgtgaactacaaacagagcagaaatacccttttacactccggaaggtggtgcctcgttaccttgggggactcggcgatttgCCTTTtgaggtgattgctcgggaccgttgtatgcaaggaacaagaacaggtcccttaagtagtactggtgTGTTTCACCACAAccattgatagctggcggtgttaaccaaatctgtgcgaaaatacctgccctactccggaaagtggtccccttttgctagttgggaaatctaagatgtacctctttgtgcaattgatggcgaccgttgtatgaatggagcagagatggatgcgattgttatggagagtaatgccccaatgccccctctcgtttgatgattaatattcaatatcgcaagatactttcgtccctctcaaacctatgtaggggtaagcggtgggactcatcatcatttcatcatcatcattttgatcacaattttgtaataaaatcatctaaattttacaatttaaactcagttttactaacacagacacaacaagcatgtaaacaaatgtcaaagtgtatccaacatagtttttttttgttttatgtggcacgacatcccctagtgggacaaggcctctctccgaagagagtttgtgtgaccgaaagacggtatattatagatcggtggtcagccgttcgtaataccggggggtgccagactcgagattcgatcccacacctgtggtgtggtgtttcctcgcgctaccgctgcgccatgggcaccccccatccaacatagttaccctaaggtttatacatcaaggggaatttgatgaaatatcaaacattttaaatatgtcgttattgtaactattaaattcaaacatatctttcaagtattagTCAAAACCATAATACTTTTCTCAATCTCTTCGTCatcgagcaacgccggggcgtcaagctagtactAAATATTCCTCACCAACGGTCGGCTCAACAATATAAAAGAATCAACTAGCTTGCAAcaaccatttttattattgtctTGAGATACGTGTCCAAGGCTCCTGTCACTTACCACAGAATCGTCCCAATAATCTGCTGAGTCCGTTGAAGCAGAATAAGTGTCCCCGGTGTGCGCTCTTTTGCTTCACTGGTCCGAAAAATTGGGACTATCTAGAAAGAGCCaagtgcaaaaataaaaaaaaaaacaatccaccAAATCACCATCCTTTTGCTGGGGGAAACAAAACGGTCACCGAATGGGTGATGTTGACGAACGTGCCGAATTGTAACCGGTGGTTGTTATTTACGCCAAAGGTGGGCCGATATCGGTAATCCGGCATATTCCAACGGTCTGCCTCGATCCGCCAGGCGGTAACGTGTTCCCAAGGGCGGAAGATAGTGACGACGGTAACGAGCAAACTGTCATTCGGTTGAATGGTGCAAAAATATGCGACATTTCGTACGCGACTGCCAAGTGACGACGCTCGCCGGCCCCAAGTAACGAAGCTTTGCTCGCAAGTTCGCTAGCAGACGGGTCAAAAAGCACACcagtggaaaacaatttccgGCTGGGATgtgctttttatttatttcctcccaTTCGAACGCCTGTCAGGGACGTGATTTTACAGTCgcaatttttttacatttttgtttttcaccggGAAACCATCATTTTCCCTCAGACATGTCGCCTTTTGCAAGTCTCGCATAAACCTGGAGTTCTACTTTTTTCCCTACGAAACACAATGGGAATGAAAGCATGCGAGGAAAGATCATGACAAGTTCAAAAACCAAGGCAAACAGATGTTCCGTTTTGTAAAACCTCTGAAAGTCTCGTCCGGAAAACCGATGAGTCACAGTTGAAATCCTCTTGACCTAGATATcagattttccaccgaaaaccaTATCTGAACACTTCTGGCTGTAATGTGCTGAGAACACGAAACGATGTGGCCAATTGAAACGAATTCGGAAACATGTACGCAGACGAGCTGCTTCAACAACACGAACAATGTTATAAGGATCTTGGTTCAAGTGACAGTTTTTTATCGAGCTTGTGATATAAGTTTTAGCTCTGATAAAGAAAGTGGTTTCCCGATTAGTTTGCGATAGAATCAGGAGTAATTTTTAATGATAAATGTGCCCTACATGTTGCTGAgttgaaatcaaacaaatcaattcaaaAGGGAGCCCTCCAACAAGAACAGAAAGTTGATCTAAATTGATAGAACCTACCGGATCATTTTGGAAAAGAAGCCCAATTTTAATACCTTTCTGTGAATTCCACGTGAAAATTCTACCAACACCTGCAAAGTAAGCATTCTTTTAAAGAAGTTGCTGTTCTGcttatttttcctattttcccaCCCTCGTTAAACGAAACCTTTAACATCGGGGTCGAGCGAAAGTCGCGCCCAACAATAACGGGGAAGAAATATGCCGAAACCCCACACTTCTCGCGGGAGGAAGTGAAGTGATAATCCTTCGTCCTCCCCCGGGATGGGGCGGACGTCCTTCTTTATTCGGGAGcg
Coding sequences within:
- the LOC131267207 gene encoding tight junction-associated protein 1, which codes for MSSTSEQNCEVQLAAEIEVLKGALADKHSQLLAMESACLQESDRQVELEDSIIAWQDKYERLYESHKRVQKLNQNLEDKLLKLVDRNSGERAQLTSDVATLSVRLAQANYNIQSLKREIERYKTDISVAIQLLQCKPDSFVSPKLSSLPIEIQSKVATYMRLDTNSHSDSEGSTSGVGMATTSSYHVLPASDSPPTICPFPPTAMVYSMRGLGKC